The Solanum lycopersicum chromosome 9, SLM_r2.1 genome window below encodes:
- the LOC100134894 gene encoding glutathione S-transferase-like protein, protein MADVKLIGLWYSPFSRRVEWALKIKGVEYEYIEDDLHNKSLLLLQSNPIHKAVPVLIHNGKPLCESSVILEYIDETFEGPSILPKEPYDRSLARFWAKFFDDKGLAIRKSIFFKGEEQEKAKEEVYDMLKVLDNELKNKKIFVGEKFGFVDIVANAAALWLGVLEEASGVVLVTREKYPNFCDWRDEYCTQNKKYLPPRDELLAHYQVYIQRVTTSK, encoded by the exons ATGGCTGATGTTAAGTTGATTGGTTTATGGTATAGTCCTTTTAGTAGAAGAGTTGAATGGGCTCTAAAGATTAAGGGTGTGGAATATGAATATATAGAAGATGATCTACATAATAAAAGCCTTTTACTTCTTCAATCTAATCCAATTCACAAGGCAGTTCCTGTGCTCATTCACAATGGCAAGCCCCTTTGTGAATCAAGTGTCATTCTCGAATACATCGACGAGACATTTGAAGGCCCTTCCATCTTGCCTAAAGAACCTTACGATCGATCTTTAGCTCGTTTCTGGGCTAAATTCTTCGATGATAAG GGGCTAGCAATAAGGaaaagtatatttttcaaaGGAGAGGAGCAAGAGAAAGCTAAAGAGGAAGTTTATGATATGTTGAAAGTTCTTGATAATGAGCTGAAAAACAAGAAGATTTTTGTTGGTGAAAAATTTGGATTTGTTGATATTGTTGCAAATGCTGCAGCCCTTTGGCTAGGAGTTCTTGAAGAAGCATCTGGAGTTGTTTTGGTGACAAGAGAAAAATATCCAAATTTTTGTGATTGGAGAGACGAATATTGTACGCAAAACAAGAAATATTTACCTCCTAGAGATGAATTGCTTGCCCATTATCAAGTTTACATTCAACGTGTTACTACTTCAAAATGA